The following coding sequences lie in one Kingella potus genomic window:
- a CDS encoding integrase core domain-containing protein: MNIHKNTRLVPHDRQAIWLAYTQNKESVTSLAQRFMVSRTTIYRVLKAARVQLLVPQNSTNNRFKQAYYGMRRLAKVERAIQERLKKQAKRYNKSYPGEMVHVDTKRLPLLKGQRVSDKRDYLFVAIDDFSRELYAAVLPDKTANSAAMFLNDHVIKPCPYLIECIYSDNGSEYKGAANHAFGVACFENGINQKFTRPARPQTNGKAERVIRTIMEMWHDKQQFDSPSHRQKELCRFVNFYNTVKPHSSLKGDTPFEVLQAYFSQPVV, from the coding sequence ATGAACATCCACAAAAACACCCGCCTCGTCCCACACGACCGCCAAGCCATCTGGCTCGCCTACACACAGAACAAAGAAAGCGTTACTTCATTAGCACAACGCTTTATGGTCAGCCGTACCACCATCTATCGTGTGCTCAAAGCCGCACGAGTCCAATTACTTGTGCCGCAGAACAGCACCAACAATCGCTTCAAGCAGGCCTATTACGGAATGCGCCGTTTAGCCAAAGTGGAACGCGCCATCCAAGAGAGGCTTAAAAAACAAGCCAAACGCTACAACAAGTCTTATCCCGGCGAGATGGTTCATGTAGACACCAAACGCCTGCCGTTGCTCAAAGGGCAGAGAGTTAGCGACAAACGCGATTACCTGTTTGTTGCCATTGATGACTTCTCACGAGAGCTATACGCGGCTGTCTTGCCCGACAAAACGGCAAACAGTGCCGCCATGTTTCTTAACGACCACGTTATCAAACCCTGCCCGTATCTGATTGAATGCATCTATTCGGACAACGGCAGCGAGTACAAAGGCGCGGCTAATCATGCGTTTGGCGTTGCCTGTTTTGAGAACGGCATCAATCAGAAGTTTACCCGTCCTGCGCGTCCGCAAACCAACGGCAAAGCCGAAAGGGTGATACGGACGATTATGGAGATGTGGCACGACAAACAGCAGTTTGACAGCCCCAGTCATCGGCAGAAAGAGCTGTGCCGCTTTGTGAATTTCTACAATACCGTGAAGCCGCACAGCAGCCTGAAAGGGGATACGCCTTTTGAGGTGTTGCAGGCTTATTTTTCCCAACCTGTTGTGTAA
- a CDS encoding HNH endonuclease, whose protein sequence is MIRLTLPEDMPNYGNVIDICCEKRIDCRSDILTNKDFLLTSGDSYKKLATTNDLYQLSNLLPNTENINNSLEKKHMVRLYEYCLRDCRCGNVYDTLINLAKSPEIHCPFCGGISIPSQLDHFLPKARYGHFAVFPYNLIPICKDCNTEYKKEFFPTTKDNQLIHPYLDNDCFFSQQWLYAEYIDSTIEYSVNPPEEWSNDKKEKVRFHFEIFKLKERFAQNAVGTLSDLLVQIERSKSYNMDIIMFETSILDSVIQNESKINHWKRVLYLAIKSKLPSIWQESS, encoded by the coding sequence TGATTGCAGGTCGGATATATTAACTAATAAAGATTTTTTGCTCACAAGTGGCGATAGTTATAAAAAACTAGCAACTACTAATGATTTATACCAGTTGAGTAACTTACTTCCTAATACGGAAAATATAAATAATAGTTTAGAAAAGAAGCATATGGTTAGACTATACGAGTATTGCTTACGAGACTGTAGGTGTGGAAATGTATATGACACACTTATTAACCTAGCAAAATCCCCAGAGATACATTGTCCTTTTTGTGGAGGCATTAGTATTCCATCTCAACTAGACCATTTTTTGCCTAAAGCAAGATACGGTCATTTTGCAGTATTTCCTTATAACTTAATTCCGATATGTAAGGATTGCAATACCGAGTATAAGAAAGAGTTTTTTCCAACAACAAAAGACAACCAGTTAATTCATCCCTATTTAGATAATGATTGTTTTTTTAGCCAGCAATGGTTATATGCTGAATATATTGATAGCACTATAGAATATAGTGTTAATCCGCCTGAAGAATGGTCAAATGATAAAAAAGAAAAAGTACGTTTCCATTTTGAAATATTTAAACTTAAAGAAAGATTTGCTCAAAATGCAGTAGGTACTTTATCAGATTTATTAGTTCAAATAGAAAGATCTAAATCTTATAATATGGATATCATTATGTTTGAAACAAGCATCTTGGATTCTGTTATTCAAAACGAAAGTAAAATAAATCATTGGAAAAGAGTTTTATATTTAGCGATAAAAAGTAAACTTCCAAGCATTTGGCAAGAATCTAGTTAG